A window of Trichoderma atroviride chromosome 3, complete sequence contains these coding sequences:
- a CDS encoding uncharacterized protein (EggNog:ENOG41~MEROPS:MER0014418) yields MAHPMSIHRMIGSEGSQVSGVAGLDLIASFKFRVEFRGVTAHAAGEPWNGVNALDAAVASYNNVSLLRQQIRPDERIHGVIEVGGTVPNVITDYTRMNWYVRAPTTKRGALLVERVKACMEAAAVATACKVNYIPTDTYESVMSNPVLCKTYIEEMAVLGEKVDMKLLESFNASTDMGNVTHVVPGIHSGFGIQTAPGVSLHSREFAAAAGTDDSHEVAMKSGKGMAMLAIKVLVDDAIAENARVEFNKRYD; encoded by the exons ATGGCTCATCCCATGTCTATCCACCGCATGATTGGCTCGGAAGGCAGCCAAGTATCTGGTGTTGCGGGATTGGatctcatcgccagcttcaAGTTCCGCGTCGAGTTCCGCGGTGTAACAGCACATGCGGCCGGCGAACCCTGGAATGGCGTCAacgctcttgatgctgccgttgcctCGTACAACAACGTGTCGCTTTTGCGCCAGCAGATTCGCCCTGACGAGAGGATCCACGGCGTGATTGAAGTTGGCGGGACTGTGCCAAATGTCATCACCGATTACACGCGCATGAACTGGTATGTCCGAGCCCCTACGACTAAGCGCGGAGCGCTTCTGGTAGAGCGAGTCAAGGCTTGCATGGAGGCGGCTGCAGTGGCAACTGCTTGCAAGGTCAATTATATTCC AACGGACACGTACGAGAGCGTCATGTCCAATCCCGTGCTTTGCAAGACATACATCGAGGAGATGGCTGTACTTGGTGAAAAGGTTGATATGAAGCTCCTCGAGAGCTTCAACGCCTCAACCGACATGGGCAATGTCACTCATGTGGTGCCTGGCATCCACAGTGGATTTGGCATCCAGACAGCGCCGGGTGTCTCTCTGCATAGCCGCGAGtttgccgccgctgcaggAACAGATGATTCTCACGAGGTGGCAATGAAGAGTGGAAAGGgcatggcgatgctggctaTAAAGGTTCTGGTTGATGATGCAATTGCTGAAAATGCAAGGGTAGAGTTTAACAAGCGATACGATTAA
- a CDS encoding uncharacterized protein (EggNog:ENOG41): MSSFKGSVSVTYIGTATALLQIDNVTFLTDPFFSPSGSEWVRPVVVLKNSQDPAVKPENLPPIDAVLLSHEDHPDNLDEIGRKVLEGKKVFTTKDGAVQIGDKAVCAGLNPGDKATLVAGGKTFEIIATPAEHAPQGECIGFIVTSADFGSTNGLPNAIYFSGDTIYNQDVANSLKGYHISLALLNLGKAAIEVGQPEPLEITMDGKQAAQLIKDANVDKAVPLHFEGWGHFTEGKDPASQAFDEAGVSQKVLWLPRGERKVIF, translated from the coding sequence ATGTCTTCTTTCAAGGGCTCCGTCAGCGTCACCTACATCGGTACTGCCACTGCCCTTCTTCAAATCGACAATGTCACCTTCTTGACCGACCCATTCTTCTCCCCTTCCGGCTCAGAATGGGTGCGCCCCGTTGTCGTGCTCAAGAACTCTCAAGATCCCGCCGTTAAGCCCGAAAACCTTCCTCCCATCGATGCCGTTCTTCTCAGCCACGAGGATCATCCCGATAACCTCGACGAGATCGGTCGCAAGGTCCTCGAAGGCAAAAAAGTCTTCACAACCAAAGATGGCGCTGTTCAAATTGGCGACAAGGCTGTCTGCGCGGGTCTCAACCCCGGTGACAAGGCCACCCTCGTCGCTGGCGGAAAGACTTTTGAGATTATTGCCACGCCGGCAGAACATGCTCCGCAGGGCGAGTGCATCGGCTTCATCGTCACTTCTGCCGACTTTGGCTCGACCAATGGTCTTCCCAACGCCATCTATTTCTCTGGCGACACCATCTACAACCAAGACGTTGCCAACAGCCTCAAGGGCTACCACATCAGCCTCGCCCTGCTCAACCTTGGCAAGGCTGCTATTGAAGTAGGACAGCCTGAACCTCTCGAGATTACCATGGATGGAAAGCAAGCTGCACAGCTTATCAAGGATGCCAACGTTGACAAGGCCGTGCCCCTGCACTTTGAGGGATGGGGCCACTTCACTGAGGGTAAGGACCCGGCTTCGCAGGCCTTTGATGAGGCAGGTGTCAGCCAGAAGGTCCTTTGGCTTCCCCGCGGTGAGCGCAAGGTCATCTTCTGA
- a CDS encoding uncharacterized protein (EggNog:ENOG41): protein MDPKPPSGVDVSRPSVARMYDFYLSGKHNYPADRAAVAAVVEAYPRTIEVIVEARHFLRRAVRYMCFQGIDQFIDMGSGLPSADNTHQVAQRVNPNARVVYVDIDDVAVAFGQQMLDGDPKTAFIQGSVLELEPILNHPETRKLIDFSKPVGVLMMGLLHFFSIDTDRAILKNLRDNLAPGSLLSFSHVISNFVTEEEIRQVLAVYAKTPTPLIIRDIGLVEQITQGYSVVEPGLVSMHKWKMDIAEEGEPEAPQTSAMVGVVLRT from the exons ATGGATCCCAAACCCCCAAGCGGTGTTGATGTATCGCGGCCCTCTGTTGCCCGTATG TACGATTTCTATCTTAGCGGAAAACACAACTATCCTGCAGACAGGGCCGCTGTTGCAGCGGTCGTAGAAGCATACCCAAGGACCATCGAAGTTATTGTCGAAGCTCGTCACTTTTTGCGCCGTGCTGTGCGGTACATGTGTTTCCAGGGCATCGACCAATTCATCGACATGGGCTCGGGATTGCCCAGTGCAGATAACACGCATCAGGTGGCCCAGAGGGTAAACCCAAACGCTCGCGTCGTCTATGTGGATATCGATGATGTCGCTGTTGCCTTTGGTCAGCAGATGCTTGATGGAGATCCCAAAACGGCATTTATACAAGGATCAGTTCTAGAGCTGGAGCCGATCCTGAACCACCCAGAGACCCGAAAGCTGATTGACTTTTCGAAGCCAGTGGGTGTACTCATGATGGGACTGCTGCATTTCTTCTCTATTGACACCGATCGCGCCATTCTTAAAAACTTGCGGGACAATCTTGCTCCGGGTAGTCTTCTTAGCTTTTCTCATGTAATCTCAAATTTCGTCactgaagaagaaattcgaCAGGTGCTTGCTGTGTATGCAAAGACGCCGACGCCTTTGATCATTCGAGACATTGGCCTAGTGGAACAAATTACGCAAGGATATTCTGTTGTCGAACCCGGGCTTGTCTCTATGCATAAGTGGAAGATGGATATagccgaagaaggagagcCTGAAGCTCCGCAGACTTCTGCCATGGTTGGAGTTGTATTACGCACATAG
- a CDS encoding uncharacterized protein (EggNog:ENOG41~TransMembrane:12 (i41-60o72-89i101-118o138-157i164-182o194-213i234-251o263-281i301-324o336-355i376-392o398-418i)) encodes MNCNELQESTAGERYMIKRPKALQWFHNGRLVKENDEERQAGRFELFLDLLYVAIVANFSDDLAENPDGQHLAKYILIFAPAWHIWVDLREIMNSYYTDDLLQRLIILWVMALLVLYANNARLVDEDLSAMQTTAGAYVVARFTTMCAFLVCSFASYQHRAQARILAFFMFIGLFITIPLFFEDVSIEAKIAVVAVVIFYQELTWSLTLSPWIKRKLKLTYSTAVDIAHEIDRMAAFFIIILGEFVYSVIVGDPAGVGLTQGYAKAAFTLIIAFCLNWIYVSGDGSLEATHPIRRSAWTAFGFFLLHLPLSASFLIGGHIAAISTRLDEFEDGQRWLLGGGLGVGMFCLWIYGMLYRTHDEDCLIMSKTPRIGMRLVVAIVLLALPATNNGLSTTDFMAIVMSLFAFLVIWETVGGLLKGAQVFEPWSDRNPPIRDGEDSEENM; translated from the exons ATGAACTGCAACGAGCTCCAAGAAAGCACCGCTGGGGAGCGATATATGATCAAGCGGCCCAAGGCGCTGCAATGGTTTCATAATGGGCGACTCGTGAAAGAAAACGATGAGGAGCGACAAGCAGGTCGTTTTGAACTGTTCCTCGATTTACTGT ACGTTGCCATTGTCGCCAACTTCAGCGACGACCTCGCCGAAAATCCAGATGGACAGCACCTCGCCAAATACATTCTCATCTTTGCGCCTGCATGGCATATATGGGTCGATCTTCGCGAGATCATGAACTCGTACTACACCGATGACCTCCTCCAGCGACTCATCATCTTATGGGTCATGGCGCTCTTGGTTCTGTACGCGAACAATGCCCGCCTCGTTGACGAAGATCTGTCGGCGATGCAAACGACTGCTGGCGCCTACGTCGTTGCCCGATTCACCACCATGTGCGCGTTTCTTGTATGTTCTTTCGCCAGCTATCAGCATCGCGCGCAGGCTCGCAttttggccttcttcatgTTCATTGGTCTGTTCATTACCATTCCGCTCTTCTTTGAAGACGTCAGCATTGAGGCCAaaatcgccgtcgtcgctgtcgtcaTCTTCTATCAGGAGCTTACCTGGTCCCTCACTCTAAGCCCGTGGATCAAGCGCAAGCTAAAGCTTACATACAGCACGGCGGTTGACATTGCTCACGAAATCGACCGCATGGCTGCATTCTTCATCATTATCCTCGGCGAGTTTGTATACAGCGTCATTGTTGGAGATCCAGCTGGGGTGGGCTTGACACAGGGCTATGCCAAAGCTGCTTTTACCCTCATCATTGCCTTTTGTCTCAATTGGATATACGTCAGCGGTGATGGAAGCTTGGAGGCAACACATCCAATTCGGCGATCTGCTTGGACGGCGTTTGGCTTCTTTCTGCTTCATTTGCCGTTGTCCGCGTCGTTCCTCATTGGCGGTCACATTGCAGCCATCAGTACACGGCTGGATGAGTTTGAAGACGGGCAGCGATGGCTATTAGGAGGAGGTCTAGGTGTTGGCATGTTCTGTCTCTGGATCTACGGCATGTTGTATCGTACGCACGACGAAGATTGTCTGATTATGTCAAAGACACCTCGGATCGGTATGCGTTTGGTCGTTGCCATTGTTCTGCTTGCATTGCCCGCAACGAATAATGGCTTGTCTACGACGGATTTCATGGCAATAGTCATGTCGCTGTTTGCGTTTTTGGTCATTTGGGAGACCGTTGGAGGGCTGCTCAAAGGCGCTCAA
- a CDS encoding uncharacterized protein (EggNog:ENOG41), translating into MKHNDVLAMSRGYRQALESSKTLPTWAQRAALTRALALPTRLPEFPSSACSLDLTSADHEAIRYFRTTFARIQHTKNPDYSLFSIIFTLAEDEPMVMHALLALGGNEIEFRRNSNADGIASLTPATGQGRHSKWTPVQHYSAALGLLADVIGAADDGRQLELDPIFAVLYLMLVYEQKYGDGSCSGLSNHLAGAALIVKHRCQKLSDQISKRGWQGTPVLTRTKQLQGQTDEPGLSLFVIRLLVWIALCDSTAATFGLGGQFNSEIKAIMGPNDTSSIPGFEALHRYSNSLYRSMWGGSYPQVELLDDVENRDIFAFLCACMQLRAMIAALASLDVNELRQRIPAIEAAFEQIDKRYGELLEVASNISLSTDSSHRLVANIRAFVPLYHASKLELLRLIRGKGIATSIEIVPKAHISAIIDLAIQADKHQGIEAVIRVAWPLFMVALETNDEVHQRWILSRFQMMSRYSKNLERAHRFLKEVLPLGGVSGERIWVGENPRLLNGEIFVI; encoded by the coding sequence ATGAAGCACAATGACGTGTTGGCCATGTCTCGAGGATATAGGCAAGCACTTGAGAGCTCCAAGACATTGCCAACTTGGGCACAACGCGCAGCATTGACTCGggctcttgctcttccaacACGGCTTCCAGAGTTTCCTAGTAGCGCGTGCTCGTTGGATCTCACTTCGGCTGATCATGAGGCGATACGCTATTTCCGTACGACGTTTGCTAGGATCCAGCACACCAAGAATCCTGATTACTCACTCTTCTCCATAATATTCACACTCGCTGAAGATGAGCCCATGGTTATGCATGCCTTGTTGGCTCTCGGAGGCAATGAGATTGAGTTTCGCCGGAACAGCAATGCGGATGGCATTGCCAGCCTGACTCCTGCGACTGGGCAAGGTCGTCATAGCAAGTGGACTCCTGTTCAACACTATTCAGCTGCTCTAGGTCTTTTAGCCGATGTAATTGGGGCTGCAGACGACGGTCGGCAGTTGGAGTTGGACCCCATCTTTGCCGTGTTATACCTGATGCTTGTTTATGAGCAAAAGTATGGTGACGGATCTTGTTCAGGGCTATCAAACCacttggctggagctgcctTGATTGTGAAACATCGGTGCCAGAAGCTCTCGGATCAAATATCCAAACGTGGGTGGCAGGGGACCCCAGTATTAACTCGAAcaaagcagctgcaaggTCAAACAGATGAACCTGGTTTGTCTCTGTTTGTGATCCGGCTGCTCGTCTGGATTGCCCTTTGTGATTCAACAGCCGCTACTTTCGGGCTTGGTGGCCAATTCAACAGTGaaatcaaggccatcatgggGCCCAATGACACTTCGTCTATTCCCGGGTTCGAGGCTCTGCATAGATACTCGAATTCTTTATATCGTTCAATGTGGGGTGGTTCATATCCGCAGGTAGAACTGCTGGATGACGTGGAGAATCGAGACATCTTTGCGTTTCTCTGCGCCTGCATGCAGCTTCGCGCCATGATTGCTGCACTGGCCAGCCTTGATGTGAATGAGCTTAGGCAGCGCATACCCGCAATTGAAGCTGCCTTTGAGCAAATTGACAAACGTTATGGGGAGCTACTTGAGGTGGCATCAAACATTTCTCTGTCTACAGACAGCTCACATCGCCTAGTCGCCAATATTCGCGCCTTTGTTCCCCTCTATCATGCTTCCAAGCTAGAACTTCTCCGCCTAATTCGAGGAAAAGGAATAGCTACCAGCATAGAAATCGTTCCGAAAGCGCATATTAGCGCCATTATTGATTTGGCCATCCAAGCCGATAAACATCAAGGTATTGAAGCTGTCATTCGAGTTGCTTGGCCGCTCTTTATGGTTGCTCTTGAGACAAACGACGAGGTTCATCAACGCTGGATTCTCAGTCGATTTCAGATGATGAGCCGCTATAGCAAGAATTTAGAACGCGCACACCGATTCTTAAAAGAAGTATTGCCGCTGGGGGGCGTTTCTGGTGAAAGAATATGGGTTGGTGAGAATCCTCGTCTGTTGAATGGTGAGATATTCGTTATTTAG
- a CDS encoding uncharacterized protein (EggNog:ENOG41~SECRETED:SignalP(1-16)), producing MKAAFVLLAGAALASAQNVYFIRHGEKPSDDDDPNLSAQGLERAQCLRTVFGASSQYNIGYIIAEKPKSDSRLRPLDTVTPLAQDLGLTVDTSCGKTKSDCVADLVSGYNGSGNILICWEHSELTNIADAMGIKKPPTYPDDSFNLIWTSPAPYTAVTSITSENCPGLDS from the exons ATGAAGGCCGCATTTGTTCTCCTTGCCGGAGCCGCGCTGGCTTCCGCCCAGAACGTCTACTTCATCCGACATGGCGAGAAGCccagcgatgatgacgacccCAACCTGAGCGCCCAGGGCCTGGAGCGTGCTCAGTGCCTGAGAACCGTCTTTGGTGCCAGTTCCCAGTACAACATCGGCTACATCATTGCTGAAAAGCCCAAGA GTGACAGCCGACTTCGTCCTCTTGACACAGTCACTCCTTTGGCCCAGGACCTTGGCTTGACTGTTGACACAAGCTGTGGCAAGACCAAGTCCGACTGTGTCGCCGACCTTGTCAGTGGCTACAACGGTTCAGGCAACATCCTCATCTG CTGGGAGCACAGCGAGCTTACCAATATCGCGGACGCAATGGGTATCAAAAAACCTCCTACATACCCCGACGATTCATTCAACCTGATCTGGACTTCCCCTGCGCCATACACCGCCGTTACCAGCATCACATCCGAGAACTGCCCTGGCTTGGACAGCTAA
- a CDS encoding uncharacterized protein (EggNog:ENOG41): protein MKVRKLTVCHTCRARKLGCDGKRPSCSQCTGTKIKCGGYQYDLVFVPSSLSIGPSTKSKVRKDGKAGKKRDECTKPQNLVSPDRLDEMTQAARAARYETAVVWPSLAWPFQDIISLVVQNFSPAMIPSTSTFLNWDVDIFPRVCGAWIELLPLLSMTQRYEMTLSSSVKALGVSILSRGRNGIAPISDALAAHCSALNSLHDSLHNIDTSNSDALAVAIMCLMISEMILPTSISSGTAHASGLSDLIQLHSPEAYSSGPSHRVFIGLRPAIIIHAIRKKQPTFLAAPEWRTKPFQYVKANSFHALMTEATAFPSILVDIDELKFDSPSSNSPFLVFQALKDLLNALITWNITFQSLYNKPSFRILNKGTERPCLWFPDITSANSMTHYWAFWIMCVVYIRKLRDDYPELRDDDFLINGESPESPMITEMAIQMSTWIFQSIEYLVQEEMKLFGAISTALPTRIAYQFLRFNHFYDYELISWCEGLIDGIRNRGYDYIAQYIVDDDGV, encoded by the exons ATGAAGGTTCGGAAGCTAACCGTGTGCCATACATGCAGAGCAAGGAAACTAGGG TGTGACGGGAAACGCCCGTCATGCTCTCAGTGCACAGGAACAAAGATCAAGTGTGGAGGATACCAATATGATCTTGTCTTTGTACCATCCTCGCTATCCATAGGGCCGTCGACAAAGTCCAAGGTGCGAAAAGATGGGAAGGCCGGAAAGAAGCGAGACGAGTGTACAAAGCCCCAAAATCTAGTTTCTCCGGACAGGCTCGACGAAATGACTCAAGCAGCCAGGGCAGCGAGATATGAGACGGCTGTAGTGTGGCCGTCGCTGGCCTGGCCTTTCCAGGATATCATATCCCTAGTCGTGCAGAATTTTTCACCAGCCATGATTCCTAGCACCTCTACTTTCTTGAACTGGGACGTGGATATTTTCCCTCGGGTCTGTGGAGCATGGATTGagcttctgcctctgctatCAATGACTCAACGGTATGAAATGACTCTATCTTCATCCGTCAAGGCCCTGGGCGTATCCATCCTTTCTAGAGGCCGCAACGGAATAGCGCCGATTTCAGATGCTCTAGCCGCCCACTGCTCCGCATTGAACTCGCTTCATGACAGCCTGCATAACATAGATACGTCCAATTCTGACGCCTTGGCGGTGGCCATTATGTGCCTAATGATCTCAGAA ATGATATTGCCCACATCCATCTCTAGTGGCACCGCTCATGCCTCTGGCTTAAGCGATTTGATTCAGCTGCATAGTCCAGAAGCATACTCATCCGGGCCGTCCCATAGGGTCTTCATTGGTCTTCGTCCCGCTATT ATTATCCATGCAATTCGTAAAAAACAGCCCACATTTCTTGCTGCGCCCGAGTGGCGGACGAAGCCATTTCAATATGTCAAGGCAAACTCGTTCCACGCTCTTATGACGGAGGCGACTGCATTTCCTTCCATTCTGGTTGATATCGACGAATTAAAATTCGACTCGCCCAGCTCAAATTCACCCTTTCTTGTGTTTCAGGCACTCAAAGACCTTCTCAACGCCCTGATTACTTGGAACATAACTTTCCAAAGCCTTTATAATAAGCCGTCATTCCGTATTCTCAACAAAGGAACAGAAAGACCGTGCTTATGGTTTCCCGATATCACTTCAGCGAATTCAATGACGCACTACTGGGCTTTTTGGATAATGTGCGTTGTGTATATCAGGAAGCTGAGAGACGACTATCCTGAACTTCGAGACGACGACTTTCTAATCAACGGAGAGAGTCCGGAGAGTCCCATGATTACAGAAATGGCGATTCAAATGTCAACTTGGATATTCCAAAGCATCGAGTACTTGGTGCAAGAAGAAATGAAGCTCTTTGGAGCAATATCCACAGCACTACCAACCAGAATAGCCTACCAATTCCTCAGATTCAACCACTTTTACGACTACGAGTTGATATCCTGGTGCGAGGGATTGATTGACGGCATCAGGAATAGGGGCTACGACTATATTGCTCAGTACATAgtagatgatgatggagtGTGA
- a CDS encoding uncharacterized protein (EggNog:ENOG41), whose amino-acid sequence MADKIPTVVESGLLNGGKRSVLDSELGPGSTTFPHYHTLFTENFKLLSGSLSVVVAPEGVKEVDAMKKYELKVGESMTVPKSTAHTFVAGEEGCRCLVTFEPATVNFERVGLIMLGLQADSEYSSWGGGPTEANALMVSVLTELTDSYPLLDKDNEMLQKQDKEAHEKFKKHLIEKYATDDMIKAAVAKVTASA is encoded by the coding sequence ATGGCGGATAAAATCCCTACAGTTGTTGAGTCCGGCCTGCTAAACGGCGGCAAACGCTCTGTCCTGGACTCTGAGCTCGGCCCTGGCTCCACCACATTCCCTCACTACCACACCCTTTTCACCGAAAACTTCAAATTGCTCTCCGGCTCCTTATCCGTCGTTGTAGCGCCAGAGGGTGTCAAGGAAGTTGACGCCATGAAGAAGTATGAGCTCAAAGTTGGAGAGTCCATGACGGTCCCGAAATCCACAGCGCACACCTTTGTtgccggcgaagaaggctgtCGATGCCTGGTGACATTTGAGCCTGCCACGGTGAACTTTGAGCGAGTTGGCCTCATCATGCTAGGCCTTCAGGCAGACTCGGAATACTCTTCATGGGGTGGGGGTCCGACCGAAGCAAACGCGCTCATGGTTTCTGTTCTTACCGAACTTACTGATTCGTATCCATTACTTGACAAGGATAACGAaatgctgcagaagcaggaCAAAGAGGCTCACGAAAAGTTCAAGAAGCATCTTATTGAGAAATATGCGACGGACGATATGATTAAAGCGGCTGTGGCCAAGGTCACTGCATCCGCTTAA